A window of Haliscomenobacter hydrossis DSM 1100 contains these coding sequences:
- a CDS encoding glycerophosphodiester phosphodiesterase family protein encodes MKTALKQIPFVLFLILLFGLAACVLPKDKLSGNKMLTDHFDWQGHRGARGLAPENTIPAFLKALEFPKITTLEMDIAISADGQVFVSHEPWMSASICTTPEGQAVTSAEEDKYLLFQMPALEILKFDCGKRGNPRFPEQKPVPAHKPLLKEVILHVKRECLLKGIKVPKYNIEIKSQPSWDGIKSPEPKQFATLLIREIEEMQISELTCIQSFDPRALRAVKALAPNLTTALLVENLKSFDTNIQDLGYTPEIYSPYYKLLSAEVVQKAHALKMKVIPWTVNETEEMHKLMAMGVDGIITDYPNRIPPQ; translated from the coding sequence ATGAAAACAGCGCTAAAACAAATTCCTTTCGTCCTATTTCTAATCTTGTTGTTTGGTTTGGCGGCTTGTGTGCTACCCAAAGACAAATTAAGCGGAAATAAAATGCTAACTGATCATTTCGACTGGCAGGGCCATCGCGGCGCACGTGGATTGGCCCCCGAAAATACCATCCCCGCATTTTTAAAGGCACTGGAGTTTCCCAAAATCACCACTTTGGAGATGGATATTGCTATCTCTGCGGATGGCCAGGTTTTTGTATCCCACGAACCTTGGATGTCTGCTTCAATTTGTACTACCCCGGAAGGACAAGCAGTTACATCAGCTGAAGAGGATAAGTATCTGCTTTTTCAAATGCCCGCGCTGGAGATTTTGAAATTTGATTGTGGCAAAAGAGGAAATCCTCGGTTTCCGGAACAAAAGCCAGTGCCTGCGCATAAACCTTTGCTCAAAGAAGTCATACTACATGTAAAAAGGGAGTGCTTACTCAAAGGCATAAAGGTACCAAAATACAATATTGAAATCAAAAGTCAACCGAGTTGGGATGGAATCAAATCTCCTGAACCCAAGCAGTTTGCCACATTGTTGATTCGCGAAATAGAAGAAATGCAAATTAGTGAACTTACTTGCATTCAGTCTTTTGACCCTCGGGCTTTGCGAGCGGTTAAGGCTTTGGCACCCAATCTAACTACCGCTCTTTTGGTGGAAAACCTCAAAAGTTTTGACACCAATATCCAGGATTTGGGATACACTCCCGAAATCTACAGTCCTTATTACAAATTGCTTTCTGCGGAGGTCGTACAAAAAGCCCATGCCCTGAAGATGAAGGTGATTCCCTGGACGGTCAATGAAACCGAAGAGATGCACAAACTGATGGCAATGGGGGTAGATGGCATCATTACCGATTACCCCAACCGGATCCCGCCACAATAG
- a CDS encoding helix-turn-helix domain-containing protein, with product MKARYRIHLSKKERETLLDWIKTGKRKAQHIQYCHILLNSDESEGRKPPRMTDVADRYQSTARTVERVKKAFCDEGMSLFEAKERKTRSDKKIDARAEAHLIALLCQSPPNDAPRWKLQMLADCLVELEIVESISKMSISKLLKKMNLSPSKKRNT from the coding sequence ATGAAGGCAAGATACAGAATACACCTGAGTAAAAAAGAGCGGGAAACGCTGCTGGATTGGATAAAGACAGGCAAGCGCAAAGCCCAACACATCCAATATTGCCATATTTTACTCAATAGTGATGAAAGTGAAGGTAGAAAACCACCACGAATGACGGACGTAGCAGACAGGTACCAGAGCACGGCAAGAACAGTGGAGCGAGTAAAAAAAGCATTCTGTGATGAAGGGATGTCTTTGTTTGAAGCCAAAGAAAGAAAAACGCGGAGTGATAAAAAGATAGATGCGCGAGCGGAAGCGCATCTCATTGCGCTGCTTTGTCAATCGCCACCCAATGATGCGCCTCGGTGGAAATTGCAAATGTTGGCAGATTGCTTAGTGGAATTAGAGATAGTAGAATCGATCTCTAAAATGTCGATCAGCAAATTGTTAAAAAAAATGAACTTAAGCCCTTCAAAAAAGCGCAATACGTGA
- a CDS encoding IS630 family transposase → MIPAESSAAFVYQMEKVLDVYERPYDADFPVVCMDESPKQIIDYKQITISDGSRLQDSEYVRLGVAELFVAFEPLAGHREMTIEDDHTTTTWVNFMAAQMDTQYQEAKKVTWVMDNFVTHKPENFYKVFPPAQAKAYVDRMDFVYTPKHGSWLNMAEIQFALVGRDALDKPFKSKKEVEGAVKIWEIAQNQLRKGANWQFTTEKARIKLKKLYPTI, encoded by the coding sequence GTGATACCAGCAGAATCAAGTGCTGCTTTTGTGTACCAAATGGAAAAGGTATTGGATGTTTACGAAAGACCATACGACGCTGACTTTCCAGTAGTTTGCATGGATGAGTCTCCAAAGCAAATAATTGACTACAAGCAAATTACGATCTCAGATGGAAGTAGGTTACAAGATTCAGAATATGTGCGTTTGGGCGTTGCGGAATTATTCGTGGCATTCGAACCTCTCGCTGGCCATCGGGAAATGACCATTGAGGATGATCATACGACCACGACTTGGGTAAATTTCATGGCCGCTCAAATGGATACCCAATACCAAGAAGCTAAAAAGGTAACCTGGGTGATGGATAATTTTGTCACCCACAAGCCAGAAAATTTTTACAAAGTATTTCCACCTGCTCAGGCCAAAGCTTACGTGGATCGGATGGATTTTGTGTATACCCCCAAACACGGGTCATGGTTAAACATGGCAGAAATACAATTTGCTTTGGTGGGACGTGATGCTTTGGACAAACCCTTCAAAAGCAAAAAGGAGGTGGAAGGAGCAGTTAAAATTTGGGAGATTGCGCAAAATCAGCTCCGGAAAGGAGCAAATTGGCAATTCACCACTGAGAAAGCCCGAATCAAACTCAAGAAGTTGTATCCGACTATTTAA